The Antarcticibacterium sp. 1MA-6-2 genome has a window encoding:
- a CDS encoding SDR family oxidoreductase: MDLKLKDKVILVIGGTQGIGGAISRAVAREGGVPLFVGRNPGSGESLEEELREKNLQGAFVQGDLNEIDTSKRVVEEVVQRFGHIYALVNNAGINDGVGLEKGNPASFANSVFNNLNHYYEMAHYCLPHLKISQGNILNISSKVALTGQGGTSGYAAAKGAQLALTREWAAELLPYKIRVNAIMPAEVMTPLYKSWLESFEDSEMKLQEIISKIPLGKRMTKDEEIADLAVFLLSERSSHTTAQFFNPDGGYVHLDRSLT; this comes from the coding sequence ATGGATTTAAAACTAAAAGATAAAGTTATTTTGGTAATAGGTGGAACACAGGGTATTGGTGGTGCTATCTCCCGGGCAGTGGCCCGTGAAGGTGGGGTGCCTTTGTTTGTTGGAAGAAATCCCGGGTCAGGAGAAAGCCTTGAAGAGGAGTTGCGTGAGAAAAACCTTCAGGGAGCTTTTGTACAGGGAGATCTAAATGAGATAGACACCAGTAAAAGAGTCGTGGAGGAAGTGGTACAGAGATTTGGACACATCTATGCCCTGGTTAATAATGCGGGAATAAATGACGGTGTAGGACTTGAAAAAGGGAATCCAGCCAGTTTTGCAAATTCGGTTTTTAATAATCTAAACCATTATTACGAGATGGCGCATTATTGTCTCCCACATTTAAAAATTTCCCAGGGAAATATATTAAATATTAGTTCCAAAGTCGCTTTAACAGGCCAGGGAGGTACTTCTGGATATGCTGCTGCAAAGGGTGCTCAACTGGCGCTTACCCGCGAATGGGCTGCTGAACTTTTGCCTTATAAGATTCGTGTAAATGCCATTATGCCTGCAGAAGTTATGACGCCGCTTTATAAAAGTTGGCTGGAGTCATTTGAAGACTCCGAAATGAAACTGCAAGAGATAATTTCAAAAATCCCGTTGGGTAAGCGTATGACCAAAGACGAGGAGATAGCAGATCTTGCCGTTTTCCTGCTTTCTGAAAGATCTTCTCATACTACTGCTCAATTTTTTAATCCAGATGGTGGGTATGTTCACCTGGATAGATCCTTAACGTAG
- the fucP gene encoding L-fucose:H+ symporter permease, whose protein sequence is MARTTALMVSGKILLPFLLITSLFALWGFANDITNPMVSAFKKILELNNFQASLVQLAFYGGYFTMAIPAAIFVNWFSYKKGILLGLALYACGALLFYPAAAFQEYNYFLAALYILTFGLAFLETTANPYILSMGAEETATQRLNLAQAFNPLGALGGLIVAQNFILNALKTDDLDEEGNLIYSTLPEEARENIRTSDLEVIRDPYIFLGLVVVLFFVVILLVKMPKNENKESNVPIIKSIKRLFKHPKFYGGVVAQAFYVGAQIMCWTYIYQYAESIGIPNSTAVNYAISALVLFLIGRWIGTALLRYINAGKLLMVFAIGAMICTILTICITGPSGLYALVAISFFMSIMFPTIYGIALEGRGEDAKFGAAFLVMAIVGGALMPSLQGLLLDIGGPGYVDTTILGVPEVNFSFILPAICFLVVGLYGRNVYKKRIN, encoded by the coding sequence ATGGCCAGAACAACAGCACTTATGGTTTCAGGAAAAATCCTCCTTCCTTTTCTCCTTATCACCTCTTTATTTGCTCTATGGGGATTTGCCAATGATATAACCAATCCAATGGTTTCAGCTTTTAAAAAAATTCTGGAACTAAATAACTTTCAGGCTTCTTTAGTGCAGCTGGCATTTTATGGAGGTTATTTTACCATGGCCATTCCCGCAGCTATATTTGTGAACTGGTTTTCTTACAAAAAGGGAATATTACTGGGACTGGCGTTGTATGCCTGTGGAGCTTTATTGTTCTATCCTGCAGCTGCTTTTCAGGAATACAATTATTTTCTTGCCGCTCTGTACATTTTAACTTTTGGATTGGCTTTCCTTGAAACAACGGCAAATCCTTATATATTATCAATGGGAGCAGAAGAAACTGCCACCCAAAGATTAAATCTTGCTCAGGCTTTTAACCCCCTGGGGGCTTTAGGAGGTCTCATCGTTGCACAAAATTTCATTCTTAATGCTTTAAAGACTGATGATCTGGATGAAGAGGGGAATCTTATTTATAGTACATTACCAGAAGAGGCGAGAGAAAATATTCGCACTTCAGATCTTGAGGTGATCAGGGATCCCTATATTTTTCTTGGTTTGGTGGTGGTCCTTTTTTTCGTGGTGATCCTCTTGGTAAAAATGCCTAAAAATGAGAATAAAGAATCAAATGTTCCTATAATTAAATCTATAAAGAGACTGTTTAAGCATCCAAAATTTTATGGTGGTGTTGTAGCACAGGCCTTTTATGTGGGAGCTCAGATAATGTGTTGGACCTATATTTATCAATACGCTGAATCCATAGGAATACCAAATAGTACAGCAGTTAATTATGCTATTTCAGCCCTGGTGCTATTTCTTATTGGAAGATGGATAGGTACAGCGCTTCTCAGGTACATTAATGCAGGTAAATTATTAATGGTTTTTGCAATAGGTGCCATGATCTGCACTATCTTGACCATTTGTATTACAGGACCTTCAGGCTTGTATGCACTGGTGGCGATATCCTTTTTTATGTCTATTATGTTTCCTACTATTTACGGGATTGCTTTAGAAGGACGTGGAGAAGATGCCAAATTTGGAGCCGCGTTCCTGGTAATGGCTATTGTTGGGGGTGCATTAATGCCCAGTCTACAGGGGCTGTTGCTGGATATTGGTGGTCCGGGATACGTGGATACGACCATTCTTGGGGTGCCAGAAGTAAATTTTTCCTTTATACTCCCGGCTATTTGCTTTTTGGTAGTGGGGCTCTACGGAAGAAATGTCTATAAAAAACGTATAAATTGA
- a CDS encoding L-rhamnose mutarotase, producing the protein MKKYVLACDLKDDDELKKEYIEHHKKVWPEVLKSIRQSGIQNMEIFSVGNRLVMVIETTTDFSFEKKAEMDDKNFRVREWEELMWKYQERIPTSGAGEKWVLMDKIFSLNE; encoded by the coding sequence ATGAAGAAGTATGTTCTTGCCTGTGATCTCAAGGATGATGATGAGCTAAAAAAGGAATATATAGAACATCATAAAAAGGTGTGGCCGGAAGTATTGAAAAGTATAAGGCAGAGTGGAATTCAAAACATGGAAATTTTTAGTGTAGGTAACCGCCTGGTTATGGTAATTGAAACCACAACTGATTTTTCTTTTGAAAAAAAGGCGGAGATGGATGATAAAAATTTCAGGGTTCGGGAGTGGGAAGAGCTAATGTGGAAATACCAGGAGCGAATACCAACTTCAGGAGCGGGGGAGAAGTGGGTTTTAATGGATAAAATTTTTTCTCTAAATGAATAA
- a CDS encoding (Fe-S)-binding protein, producing MKVGLFVPCYIDQLYPQVGKASLELLEKTECEVIFLEDILCCGQPMDNSGFQHYTDKNNYATPFLEALPKIDYLVVPSASCAYHLTHHLLKEKTGRDQLDKIREITEFLHDLKPNVTLGSHFPHRVGLHESCHGLRGLELAKASELGGSGFSKIENLLNKVHCLELVKPSMCDECCGFGGSFSVFENAISVRMGEDKMKNVQEEALEFLTATDMSCLMHLEGVFNKNNAGIKVLHITEILNSQL from the coding sequence ATGAAAGTTGGATTATTTGTTCCCTGCTACATAGACCAATTATATCCGCAGGTTGGAAAGGCAAGTTTAGAACTACTTGAGAAGACAGAGTGTGAAGTGATCTTTCTTGAGGATATTCTCTGCTGCGGGCAACCTATGGACAACAGCGGTTTTCAACATTATACCGATAAAAATAATTATGCCACCCCGTTTCTTGAAGCTCTTCCAAAGATTGATTATTTAGTGGTACCCTCTGCAAGCTGTGCCTATCATTTAACTCATCATTTATTAAAGGAAAAAACAGGTAGGGACCAACTGGATAAAATTCGGGAAATAACAGAATTTTTACATGACCTAAAACCAAATGTGACTCTGGGAAGCCATTTCCCGCATCGAGTAGGTTTACATGAGTCCTGTCATGGACTAAGAGGTCTTGAATTAGCCAAAGCATCAGAACTTGGTGGATCAGGGTTTTCTAAAATTGAAAACTTGTTGAATAAAGTTCATTGTCTTGAATTGGTAAAACCCTCCATGTGCGATGAATGCTGTGGGTTTGGAGGAAGCTTTTCTGTGTTTGAAAATGCGATTTCGGTGAGAATGGGAGAAGACAAAATGAAAAATGTTCAAGAGGAGGCGCTGGAATTCCTGACTGCGACAGACATGTCCTGTTTAATGCATCTTGAAGGTGTTTTTAATAAGAACAATGCAGGAATTAAAGTATTACATATCACTGAAATTTTAAATTCCCAGCTATGA
- a CDS encoding lactate utilization protein B, translated as MKAKHAQLSENFLAHRKDADWHNDTLWFLREKRDIAKDKLPEWEKLRETASQIKKHTLSYLPDYLEKFEAAAKKNGMIVEWAWDGAEVNELVAKILRDNNVSSVVKSKSMLTEECGLNPFLEKNGFEVVDTDLGERIVQLRKEHPSHIVVPAVHLRKEQVSDTFHQFLNTEEGNFNPSYLAEAARVSLRKDFIRAEAAITGVNFGVASNGSVVVCTNEGNADLGVHSKKVVIHCMGIEKLVPGLKELSVFTRLLARSAVGQPITIYTSHYRRPRAETREYIIIVNNKRTEIYKDEEFREALQCIRCGACMNTCPVYRRSGGHSYHNTVPGPIGSVLAPFYGKEENKDLPFASTLCGSCNNVCPVKIDLAGLLYKWRQKLTLETSGDFKKTVGMKVGTKLLSNKTAYSLAGKCARMKISSVVLKSDFNPWNKGRVFSDLPKESFREWYKKNKK; from the coding sequence ATGAAAGCCAAACATGCCCAGTTAAGCGAAAATTTTCTGGCTCATCGCAAAGATGCTGATTGGCATAACGATACCCTGTGGTTCCTGCGTGAAAAGCGAGACATCGCTAAAGATAAGTTGCCGGAATGGGAGAAATTAAGGGAAACTGCCTCCCAGATAAAAAAACATACCCTATCGTATCTCCCTGATTACCTGGAGAAATTCGAGGCTGCGGCCAAAAAAAACGGAATGATAGTGGAGTGGGCATGGGATGGTGCAGAAGTAAATGAGCTGGTCGCTAAAATTTTAAGGGATAATAATGTTTCCTCTGTTGTTAAAAGTAAGTCGATGCTCACCGAAGAGTGCGGCTTAAATCCATTCCTGGAGAAGAACGGTTTCGAAGTTGTGGATACCGATCTTGGTGAACGTATAGTTCAATTACGCAAAGAGCATCCAAGTCACATCGTTGTTCCTGCCGTTCATTTGAGAAAGGAGCAGGTGAGTGATACCTTTCATCAATTTTTAAATACTGAAGAAGGAAATTTTAATCCTTCCTATCTGGCAGAGGCAGCGCGTGTTTCTTTAAGAAAAGACTTTATAAGGGCAGAGGCTGCGATTACCGGAGTAAACTTTGGAGTAGCTTCAAACGGAAGTGTGGTAGTATGTACAAATGAAGGAAATGCCGATCTGGGGGTACATAGTAAAAAGGTAGTGATACATTGTATGGGAATAGAGAAATTAGTTCCCGGACTAAAAGAACTTTCCGTTTTCACGAGATTATTAGCCAGGTCGGCTGTAGGACAACCAATTACTATTTATACCTCCCACTACAGAAGACCCCGGGCAGAGACGAGAGAATATATAATTATAGTTAATAACAAAAGAACGGAAATTTATAAGGATGAGGAATTTCGAGAAGCCCTGCAGTGTATAAGGTGTGGAGCCTGTATGAATACCTGCCCCGTGTACCGTCGTTCTGGAGGACATTCTTATCATAATACTGTGCCGGGACCAATAGGAAGTGTTTTAGCGCCGTTTTATGGTAAGGAGGAGAACAAAGACCTGCCGTTTGCTTCAACTTTGTGTGGATCCTGTAATAATGTTTGCCCCGTCAAAATTGATCTGGCGGGATTGCTATATAAATGGAGACAGAAGCTTACTCTGGAAACTTCAGGAGACTTTAAAAAAACAGTGGGGATGAAAGTTGGAACAAAATTACTTTCTAATAAAACTGCATACAGCCTGGCAGGAAAATGTGCACGTATGAAAATTTCTTCCGTAGTATTAAAGTCCGATTTTAATCCATGGAATAAAGGCAGGGTTTTTTCAGATCTCCCTAAAGAGAGTTTCCGGGAATGGTATAAAAAGAATAAAAAATGA
- a CDS encoding LUD domain-containing protein, with the protein MKSREKILVSLRAAQSLKIDLPEMNYNRENHFLIEQFTQMATLAGIEVIEVAKTNVSEVLHSIEDNKNIQSSIKGYEEQYPILLNETDLFNKANTPDVFLCEARFGVAENAAMWLDDEVLPFRILAFLPEELIILLSKNQLVPTMDEAYERVEEKDYSYGLFIAGPSKTADIEQTLVTGAQGAKKVSVILTNE; encoded by the coding sequence ATGAAGAGCAGGGAAAAGATTCTGGTTAGTTTAAGAGCAGCTCAATCACTAAAGATCGATTTGCCTGAAATGAACTATAATCGCGAAAATCATTTCCTGATCGAACAGTTCACTCAAATGGCCACTTTAGCAGGTATAGAGGTAATCGAGGTTGCGAAGACTAATGTTTCAGAAGTACTTCATTCAATAGAAGATAACAAGAACATTCAATCTTCCATAAAAGGATATGAAGAACAATATCCAATATTATTGAACGAAACAGATCTGTTTAACAAAGCCAACACTCCAGATGTTTTTTTATGTGAAGCAAGATTTGGGGTTGCCGAGAATGCAGCAATGTGGTTGGATGATGAAGTCCTTCCCTTTAGGATATTAGCATTTCTTCCTGAAGAGTTGATCATTTTGCTCTCCAAAAATCAGCTGGTACCTACCATGGATGAAGCTTATGAACGGGTAGAAGAAAAAGATTACAGTTATGGATTATTTATTGCAGGTCCTTCTAAAACAGCTGATATTGAACAGACATTAGTAACTGGTGCACAGGGGGCTAAAAAAGTCTCTGTAATACTTACCAATGAGTAA
- a CDS encoding LytTR family DNA-binding domain-containing protein produces the protein MTYKCLIIDDEPLAINVIKNYLAQVKDLSVPATFSNGIDALDYLRETKVDLLFLDINLPILNGIGLLKSLDKKPLVIITTAHEDYAVQSYELEVLDYLVKPISFPRFLRAINKARNKLQEQNRNPPIPEKEFIFIKIDSKKLKKIYLDDILLIESLKDYIKIVTAPKNYIVHQTLSSFTNKVSDSNFIRIHRSYTVAINKIDIIEGNSVEIAGYRYTIGRSYLNEVKERILNRLSDIN, from the coding sequence ATGACCTATAAATGTTTAATAATAGATGATGAACCACTTGCAATAAATGTGATAAAAAATTATTTAGCACAAGTTAAAGATCTCTCGGTACCCGCAACTTTTAGTAATGGCATAGACGCTTTAGATTATCTTAGAGAAACAAAAGTAGATTTGCTTTTTTTAGACATTAATTTACCTATTTTAAATGGGATTGGACTTCTTAAAAGTCTGGATAAAAAGCCATTGGTAATTATTACTACTGCACATGAAGATTATGCTGTACAAAGTTATGAGTTGGAAGTTCTAGATTATCTGGTAAAACCAATTTCATTTCCCCGCTTCTTAAGAGCAATTAACAAAGCACGAAATAAGTTGCAGGAGCAAAATAGAAATCCACCAATACCAGAAAAAGAATTTATCTTTATAAAAATAGACTCTAAAAAATTAAAAAAAATATATCTGGATGATATATTGTTGATCGAGAGCTTAAAAGATTACATCAAAATCGTAACCGCACCTAAAAATTACATCGTACATCAAACCCTGAGCAGTTTTACTAATAAAGTTTCTGATTCAAATTTTATTCGTATTCACAGATCTTATACCGTAGCAATAAATAAGATAGATATTATAGAAGGAAATAGCGTAGAAATTGCCGGGTATCGATATACTATTGGCAGAAGTTATTTAAATGAGGTGAAGGAACGAATTCTGAATCGTCTTAGTGACATTAATTAA
- a CDS encoding sensor histidine kinase, with amino-acid sequence MSVKGWLQREFYVNSSTSFKVTTVHHIIFWTIYFLFNFLRWGSYYDNYALSLKGNLLGFPIHIILSYFTIYFLLPRYIYSRKFFKFSILLLAALFIMVYIKFYLTYFLISNNVWPEGPVETSRLTANYIITMMLGELYVVSFATAIKLTIDWMQENKRVSTLEKTHLETELRFLRSQISPHFFFNTLNNIYSLTLERSNKASDTILKLSELMRYLLYDTIENKQYLSKEIMCLQNYMDLEKIRYGQSLKINMAIGGDIEDKLIAPMLLIPFLENAFKHGANKNLGKVFINLDLQVENSFLYFKITNTLPHVQDSLNLSQGSGGIGIANVKKRLELGYKKGEYELKNYEKDQSYIVELKLKLE; translated from the coding sequence ATGTCTGTTAAAGGATGGCTTCAAAGGGAGTTTTATGTAAACTCTTCTACCAGTTTTAAAGTAACCACTGTACACCATATAATATTTTGGACCATTTATTTCTTATTTAATTTTTTAAGGTGGGGAAGTTATTACGATAACTATGCACTTTCTTTAAAAGGAAATCTATTAGGTTTCCCAATTCATATCATTTTAAGTTATTTTACTATATATTTTTTACTCCCCAGATACATTTACAGCCGGAAATTCTTCAAATTTTCTATTCTACTGCTCGCGGCACTTTTTATAATGGTCTATATTAAATTTTATCTCACCTATTTTTTAATTAGCAATAATGTATGGCCAGAGGGTCCCGTAGAGACTTCCAGGCTCACTGCCAATTACATTATAACAATGATGTTGGGTGAGCTCTATGTTGTTTCTTTCGCAACTGCTATAAAACTTACTATTGACTGGATGCAGGAGAACAAACGCGTATCTACTTTGGAAAAGACTCATCTTGAAACTGAATTGAGATTTTTAAGATCTCAAATCTCTCCACACTTTTTCTTTAACACCTTAAATAATATATATTCTCTTACGTTAGAGAGATCTAATAAAGCTTCTGATACTATTTTAAAATTATCAGAACTTATGCGTTATTTACTCTATGACACCATTGAAAACAAACAATATCTTTCAAAGGAAATAATGTGCCTTCAAAATTATATGGATCTTGAGAAGATCCGCTATGGACAATCCCTGAAAATAAATATGGCAATAGGTGGGGATATAGAAGATAAGCTTATTGCACCTATGTTATTAATTCCGTTCCTCGAGAATGCGTTTAAACATGGAGCAAATAAAAATTTAGGAAAAGTATTTATAAACCTTGATCTTCAAGTGGAGAATAGTTTTTTATACTTTAAAATCACCAATACCTTACCACACGTACAGGACTCCTTAAACCTTTCTCAAGGCTCTGGAGGAATAGGTATAGCCAATGTGAAAAAAAGGCTTGAGTTAGGTTATAAAAAAGGAGAATATGAGCTTAAAAATTATGAAAAAGATCAAAGTTATATTGTTGAATTAAAGTTGAAGCTGGAATGA
- a CDS encoding glycoside hydrolase family 130 protein yields MKNIPWQDKPEGCKDVLWRYDNNPIIDRYAIPTSNSIFNSAVVPFENGFAGVFRCDNKAVQMNIFAGFSDDGLNWKINHEPIQMKTGNTEMIESDYKYDPRVTFIEDRYWVTWCNGYHGPTIGIAYTFDFKEFFQCENAFLPFNRNGVLFPKKINGRYAMLSRPSDNGHTPFGDIYISYSPDMKYWGEHRCVMKVAPFEKSAWQCTKIGASPVPILTSEGWLLFYHGVIATCNGFRYSVGAAILDEKEPEKVKYRSQPYLMAPAELYELAGDVPNVVFPCAALHSHEEDKLALYYGAADTVTAVAFGKISNIIEFVKNNTL; encoded by the coding sequence ATGAAGAATATCCCGTGGCAGGATAAACCAGAAGGTTGTAAAGATGTCCTCTGGCGTTATGACAATAATCCAATTATAGACCGCTATGCAATTCCTACATCTAACAGTATTTTTAACAGTGCTGTAGTTCCTTTTGAAAATGGTTTTGCCGGAGTTTTTCGATGTGACAACAAGGCGGTGCAAATGAATATTTTTGCAGGGTTTAGTGATGATGGGTTAAATTGGAAGATTAACCACGAACCTATTCAAATGAAAACGGGAAATACTGAAATGATTGAATCTGATTATAAGTATGATCCCCGGGTAACCTTTATCGAAGATCGTTATTGGGTTACCTGGTGTAATGGTTATCATGGACCCACAATAGGAATAGCTTACACCTTTGATTTTAAAGAATTTTTTCAGTGTGAAAACGCTTTTCTGCCCTTTAACCGCAATGGAGTTTTATTCCCTAAAAAGATCAACGGCAGGTATGCTATGCTCAGTCGGCCAAGTGATAATGGGCATACTCCTTTTGGTGATATTTATATTAGTTATAGTCCAGATATGAAGTATTGGGGAGAGCATCGTTGTGTTATGAAAGTTGCTCCCTTTGAAAAAAGCGCATGGCAATGTACAAAAATAGGTGCCAGTCCTGTGCCAATATTGACAAGTGAAGGTTGGCTATTGTTTTATCATGGAGTTATTGCCACCTGTAATGGATTTCGATATTCTGTAGGTGCTGCTATTTTAGATGAAAAGGAACCCGAGAAGGTGAAATATCGCTCTCAGCCTTATCTTATGGCTCCGGCTGAATTATACGAACTTGCCGGGGATGTTCCAAATGTCGTTTTCCCTTGTGCTGCATTGCATTCTCATGAGGAGGATAAACTTGCGTTATATTATGGAGCTGCGGATACTGTAACCGCTGTTGCTTTTGGAAAGATTAGCAACATCATTGAATTTGTAAAGAATAACACGCTATAG
- a CDS encoding carbohydrate-binding family 9-like protein, translated as MKIFSAIFGYLFFLNCFAQDPPRVYVAHKASENIDIDGRADEKDWKEALWTADFIDIEGQKIPKYKTNVKMLWDEKYFYVYAKMEEPHIWATLKQRDTVIFYNNDFEVFIDPDGDAQKYMEFEMNALNTVWDLMLVEAYREGGNAIDSWNIVGVKSAVNIEGTLNNSGDIDEYWEVEIAMPWSVLTEAGNSSKTPVNDFWRVNFSRVNWDHHISKGRYSRKKAEDGNFLPEYNWVWSPQGVINMHEPEHWGYVYFSDNNPSKNFTFSLPKDEHIRWKMYELYRAQKKYFEKHQKWARSIEKIELEPISILGAPVHPEIEIHSAGYNIVIESPFTGIKYLINNNGKFIQLSN; from the coding sequence ATGAAAATATTTTCAGCCATTTTTGGTTATCTATTTTTTCTGAATTGTTTTGCGCAGGATCCTCCGCGGGTGTATGTGGCTCACAAAGCTTCAGAGAATATAGACATTGACGGGAGGGCAGATGAAAAAGACTGGAAAGAGGCCCTTTGGACGGCAGATTTTATTGATATTGAAGGTCAAAAAATTCCGAAGTACAAAACGAATGTAAAGATGCTTTGGGATGAGAAATACTTTTATGTTTACGCAAAAATGGAGGAGCCCCATATATGGGCAACGCTAAAACAAAGAGATACTGTTATTTTTTACAATAATGATTTTGAAGTTTTTATTGATCCTGATGGTGACGCTCAAAAATATATGGAATTTGAGATGAATGCTTTAAATACCGTATGGGATTTAATGTTAGTTGAAGCCTACAGGGAAGGAGGAAATGCGATTGATAGTTGGAATATTGTTGGGGTGAAATCTGCAGTAAACATCGAAGGAACCCTAAATAATTCTGGAGATATTGATGAATATTGGGAAGTTGAAATTGCTATGCCCTGGTCTGTATTGACTGAGGCTGGTAATAGTAGTAAAACTCCGGTTAATGATTTTTGGCGGGTGAATTTCTCGAGGGTGAACTGGGATCATCATATATCGAAAGGGAGGTATTCAAGAAAGAAAGCTGAGGATGGTAATTTTTTGCCGGAATATAACTGGGTATGGTCCCCGCAGGGCGTGATCAATATGCATGAACCAGAACATTGGGGATATGTCTACTTCAGCGATAATAATCCTTCAAAGAATTTCACATTTTCTCTTCCAAAAGATGAGCATATTCGCTGGAAGATGTACGAGCTATATCGGGCGCAGAAGAAATATTTTGAAAAGCATCAAAAATGGGCACGTTCAATAGAGAAAATTGAACTTGAGCCCATTTCTATTTTAGGAGCACCTGTTCATCCTGAAATCGAAATTCATTCCGCAGGATATAATATAGTTATAGAAAGTCCTTTTACAGGAATTAAGTATTTGATTAATAACAATGGAAAATTTATTCAATTAAGTAACTAA
- a CDS encoding putative glycoside hydrolase, producing the protein MKLKFLLLALSVSFCSVSCQDNMPATQKSKENLASQEKAEKTDFKYWTWITADSNRPDSSYTSEFKKYKEYGLDAVLINTNTDPQLLDRLTPLATNEGLEVHAWIMAMNRPGDSIALQHPDWYAVSREGNSSFDTRPYVDYYQWLCPTREGSRDHVLSLVEGLAKVKGVTSVHLDYIRLPDIYLPIGLLPKYNLKQETELPEFDFCYCDVCVAEFEKIHHKNPRNFENPAIDMEWKQFRLNKIKEVVDDAYEIAHKNGKILTAAVFPYPEMADHMVRQRWDKWKIDAVLPMIYHGFYNEEIDWIGFATKQGVEDLESKNVELHTGVYLPDMDGAKLSKAIQLAKDNGAKGISFFDGQAFTPETLEAVKNSKK; encoded by the coding sequence ATGAAACTGAAATTTTTACTTCTTGCGTTAAGCGTTTCTTTTTGCAGTGTTTCCTGCCAGGATAACATGCCTGCCACTCAAAAGTCAAAAGAGAATTTGGCTTCACAAGAAAAAGCAGAAAAGACAGACTTTAAATACTGGACCTGGATCACAGCAGACTCTAATAGACCCGATTCGTCCTACACCTCTGAATTTAAAAAATATAAGGAATACGGCCTGGATGCTGTGTTAATTAATACAAATACTGATCCTCAACTGCTTGACCGTTTAACTCCTCTTGCCACAAACGAAGGTCTTGAAGTACACGCCTGGATTATGGCAATGAACAGGCCGGGAGATAGTATCGCACTACAGCATCCCGATTGGTATGCAGTGAGCAGGGAAGGAAATTCTTCTTTTGATACCAGACCTTATGTGGATTATTACCAGTGGCTCTGCCCAACCCGTGAAGGTTCCAGGGATCACGTATTGAGTTTGGTGGAAGGCTTGGCAAAGGTGAAAGGAGTGACGAGTGTTCACCTTGACTATATTCGCCTACCAGACATTTATTTACCCATAGGTTTACTTCCGAAGTACAATTTGAAACAGGAAACGGAACTTCCGGAATTTGATTTTTGCTATTGTGACGTATGTGTGGCAGAATTTGAGAAAATTCATCATAAAAATCCACGTAATTTTGAAAATCCTGCCATAGATATGGAATGGAAACAATTTCGCCTGAACAAAATAAAAGAAGTGGTTGATGATGCCTATGAAATTGCGCATAAGAATGGTAAAATTTTAACGGCAGCAGTTTTTCCTTATCCCGAAATGGCAGATCATATGGTAAGACAACGCTGGGATAAATGGAAAATAGACGCTGTGCTTCCCATGATTTATCACGGTTTTTACAATGAAGAAATAGATTGGATTGGATTTGCTACCAAACAGGGTGTTGAAGACCTGGAAAGTAAAAATGTGGAACTTCACACGGGAGTATATCTTCCCGATATGGACGGCGCTAAACTAAGTAAGGCAATACAGTTGGCAAAAGACAACGGGGCAAAAGGTATTTCGTTTTTTGACGGGCAGGCATTTACTCCCGAAACTCTTGAAGCCGTGAAAAATTCAAAAAAATAA